DNA from Patescibacteria group bacterium:
TGATGTCATTCTTTCTTGCGCCGATGGCTTTTCGTAAACCGATCTCGCGCGTTCTTTCGGTTACGGTCGTAAGCATCATATTCATGATTCCGATTCCGCCGACAATCAGCGAAATACCGGCAATTGCCGCAAGAAGCGTCGTGAATGTTCCGGTAACCGAAGAGGCGGTGGAAACAATATCGGCCTGATTCATAATTTGGAAATCCGCCTGCGACGCGTCGGCGATTTTATGGCGTGAAAGCAGTAACGAACTAATCTGCGATTGAACCTGATCAATATAATCGGCGTTCTCGGTCTGGATACTGATGGTAGAAATATATGTATCTCCAAATAAATATCGCTGAGCCGTAGTAAGCGGCACGTATATCATGTCATCCTGATTGCTAAAGCCGGTTCCGCCGCGAGATTTAGTGACTCCGATCACCTTAAAATCAATATTATTAATCTTTATGGTTTGTCCGATCGCGTTCGTGGCGTTCTCCCCAAAAAGATCATCTCTCGTGCTTGGCCCCAATACCGCAACTTTTGATAAATTTTTTGTATTCTGTTCGGAAATAAAACTTCCAGTCTCAACAGCGACGTTGCGAACCTCGGAATACGATGCGTCGGTACCGATTATCTGCGTATTGGTATTGCTGGATTTGGCCGCAACCTGGTACCTTCTGGATGAGTCGGCCGCGACGTTATTAATGCCAGAAACGCTTGATTTGATGGCTTCGGCATCGCCGAGAGTCAATGTCTGCGCGCTGCCGCGTCCGGAACTCGGACCGGCG
Protein-coding regions in this window:
- a CDS encoding ABC transporter permease, translated to MRFADLYNETVLAVKSNKARSALTILGIVIGIGSVIAMISVGQGSQKSIESSIQSIGSNLIMIMPGSQRTMGAGPSSGRGSAQTLTLGDAEAIKSSVSGINNVAADSSRRYQVAAKSSNTNTQIIGTDASYSEVRNVAVETGSFISEQNTKNLSKVAVLGPSTRDDLFGENATNAIGQTIKINNIDFKVIGVTKSRGGTGFSNQDDMIYVPLTTAQRYLFGDTYISTISIQTENADYIDQVQSQISSLLLSRHKIADASQADFQIMNQADIVSTASSVTGTFTTLLAAIAGISLIVGGIGIMNMMLTTVTERTREIGLRKAIGARKNDISRQFLAEALMLTFLGGVIGILVGWIAALAISSFAQITTSVSGSSVALAFGVSAAIGIIFGYYPATRAAKLNPIEALRYE